One Equus quagga isolate Etosha38 chromosome 5, UCLA_HA_Equagga_1.0, whole genome shotgun sequence genomic window carries:
- the NADK gene encoding NAD kinase isoform X1: protein MEVEQEKVNMSKELSADAASYRCSACHGDEDWGLSHPMRGRAKSRSLSAAPAPASTKEFRRTRSLHGPCPVTTFGPKACVLQNPQTIMHIQDPASQRLTWNKSPKSVLVIKKIRDASLLQPFKELCMYLMEENNMIVYVEKKVLEDPAIVSDDSFGPVKRKFCTFREDYDDISNQIDLIICLGGDGTLLYASSLFQGSVPPVMAFHLGSLGFLTPFNFENFQSQVTQVIQGNAAVVLRSRLKVRVVKELRGKMAIPNGISENGVLATDLDTEVGKQVMQYQVLNEVVIDRGPSSYLSNVDVYLNGHLITTVQGDGVIVSTPTGSTAYAAAAGASMIHPNVPAIMITPICPHSLSFRPIVVPAGVELKIMLSPEARNTAWVSFDGRKRQEIRHGDSISITTSCYPLPSICVRDPVSDWFESLAQCLHWNVRKKQAHFPEEEEEEV, encoded by the exons ATGGAAGTGGAACAAGAGAAAGTCAACATGAGTAAGGAGCTGAGTGCAGATGCAGCCTCGTACCGCTGCTCCGCGTGTCATGGGGACGAGGACTGGGGGCTCAGCCACCCCATGCGGGGGCGCGCCAAGTCCCGCAGCCTGTCTGCCGCGCCCGCCCCGGCAAGCACCAAGGAGTTCAG GAGGACCCGCTCCCTGCACGGGCCGTGCCCGGTGACCACTTTTGGACCAAAGGCCTGCGTGCTGCAGAACCCCCAGACCATCAT GCACATCCAGGACCCTGCTAGCCAGCGGTTGACATGGAACAAGTCCCCAAAGAGTGTTCTCGTCATCAAGAAGATCCGTGACGCCAGCCTGCTCCAGCCCTTCAAGGAGCTCTGCATGTACCTGATGGAG GAGAACAACATGATTGTGTATGTGGagaagaaagttctagaagacCCTGCCATAGTGAGTGACGACAGCTTTGGGCCAGTGAAGAGGAAGTTCTGCACCTTCAGAGAAG ATTATGACGACATTTCCAATCAGATCGACCTCATCATCTGCCTGGGGGGGGACGGGACCCTGCTCTACGCCTCCTCCCTCTTCCAG GGCAGCGTGCCTCCGGTCATGGCTTTTCACCTGGGCTCCCTGGGCTTCCTGACCCCCTTCAACTTTGAGAACTTTCAGTCCCAAGTTACTCAGGTGATACAGG GGAATGCAGCTGTTGTTCTCCGGAGCCGGCTGAAGGTCAGGGTCGTGAAGGAGCTTCGAGGGAAGATGGCCATCCCCAACGGGATCAGCGAGAACGGGGTGCTGGCTACAGACCTGGACACAGAGGTCGGGAAGCAGGTCATGCAGTACCAG GTCTTGAATGAGGTGGTGATCGACAGAGGTCCCTCCTCATACCTGTCCAACGTGGACGTCTACCTGAACGGGCACCTCATCACCACGGTGCAGGGCGACG GGGTGATTGTCTCCACCCCGACGGGCAGCACGGCGTATGCGGCTGCAGCTGGGGCCTCCATGATCCACCCCAACGTGCCAGCCATCATGATCACACCTATCTGCCCCCACTCACTGTCATTCCGGCCCATTGTGGTCCCTGCAGGGGTCGAGCTGAAG ATCATGCTGTCACCGGAAGCTAGGAACACCGCCTGGGTGTCCTTTGATGGACGAAAGAGACAGGAGATCCGCCACGGAGACAG catcagcatcactacCTCTTGCTACCCCCTGCCCTCCATCTGCGTCCGAGACCCCGTGAGCGACTGGTTTGAGAGCCTGGCTCAGTGTCTGCACTGGAACGTGCGGAAGAAGCAGGCccacttcccagaggaggaggaggaggaagtctAG
- the NADK gene encoding NAD kinase isoform X2, with the protein MLLWFWEPSTRRTRSLHGPCPVTTFGPKACVLQNPQTIMHIQDPASQRLTWNKSPKSVLVIKKIRDASLLQPFKELCMYLMEENNMIVYVEKKVLEDPAIVSDDSFGPVKRKFCTFREDYDDISNQIDLIICLGGDGTLLYASSLFQGSVPPVMAFHLGSLGFLTPFNFENFQSQVTQVIQGNAAVVLRSRLKVRVVKELRGKMAIPNGISENGVLATDLDTEVGKQVMQYQVLNEVVIDRGPSSYLSNVDVYLNGHLITTVQGDGVIVSTPTGSTAYAAAAGASMIHPNVPAIMITPICPHSLSFRPIVVPAGVELKIMLSPEARNTAWVSFDGRKRQEIRHGDSISITTSCYPLPSICVRDPVSDWFESLAQCLHWNVRKKQAHFPEEEEEEV; encoded by the exons ATGTTGCTCTGGTTTTGGGAACCGTCAACGCG GAGGACCCGCTCCCTGCACGGGCCGTGCCCGGTGACCACTTTTGGACCAAAGGCCTGCGTGCTGCAGAACCCCCAGACCATCAT GCACATCCAGGACCCTGCTAGCCAGCGGTTGACATGGAACAAGTCCCCAAAGAGTGTTCTCGTCATCAAGAAGATCCGTGACGCCAGCCTGCTCCAGCCCTTCAAGGAGCTCTGCATGTACCTGATGGAG GAGAACAACATGATTGTGTATGTGGagaagaaagttctagaagacCCTGCCATAGTGAGTGACGACAGCTTTGGGCCAGTGAAGAGGAAGTTCTGCACCTTCAGAGAAG ATTATGACGACATTTCCAATCAGATCGACCTCATCATCTGCCTGGGGGGGGACGGGACCCTGCTCTACGCCTCCTCCCTCTTCCAG GGCAGCGTGCCTCCGGTCATGGCTTTTCACCTGGGCTCCCTGGGCTTCCTGACCCCCTTCAACTTTGAGAACTTTCAGTCCCAAGTTACTCAGGTGATACAGG GGAATGCAGCTGTTGTTCTCCGGAGCCGGCTGAAGGTCAGGGTCGTGAAGGAGCTTCGAGGGAAGATGGCCATCCCCAACGGGATCAGCGAGAACGGGGTGCTGGCTACAGACCTGGACACAGAGGTCGGGAAGCAGGTCATGCAGTACCAG GTCTTGAATGAGGTGGTGATCGACAGAGGTCCCTCCTCATACCTGTCCAACGTGGACGTCTACCTGAACGGGCACCTCATCACCACGGTGCAGGGCGACG GGGTGATTGTCTCCACCCCGACGGGCAGCACGGCGTATGCGGCTGCAGCTGGGGCCTCCATGATCCACCCCAACGTGCCAGCCATCATGATCACACCTATCTGCCCCCACTCACTGTCATTCCGGCCCATTGTGGTCCCTGCAGGGGTCGAGCTGAAG ATCATGCTGTCACCGGAAGCTAGGAACACCGCCTGGGTGTCCTTTGATGGACGAAAGAGACAGGAGATCCGCCACGGAGACAG catcagcatcactacCTCTTGCTACCCCCTGCCCTCCATCTGCGTCCGAGACCCCGTGAGCGACTGGTTTGAGAGCCTGGCTCAGTGTCTGCACTGGAACGTGCGGAAGAAGCAGGCccacttcccagaggaggaggaggaggaagtctAG